One genomic region from Cucumis melo cultivar AY chromosome 9, USDA_Cmelo_AY_1.0, whole genome shotgun sequence encodes:
- the LOC103482855 gene encoding uncharacterized protein LOC103482855 isoform X2: protein MITLASTYYSSSSFKDLRLFKPSSTFSPSLSNLKPLNPFLKPPSNQTRFGNGICRAELGNDAPFAIAIGACFLTSLVVPAADRASDDESDAVIDSTDTRLAVMGIISFIPYFNWLSWVFAWLDSGRRLYAVYAIVYLAPYLRSNLSLSPEESWLPIVSILLCIIHIQLEASITNGDIQPLQIFGKASKQISSTKKGRDQFKGSQGSYKEVNHVLHRQRAKRKRTGSCRQQKNDFEIRSVDWEILKRQIMNK from the exons ATGATCACTCTGGCTTCTACTTattattcatcatcttccttcAAGGATCTTCGTCTCTTCAAACCCTCTTCCACATTCTCCCCATCACTCTCCAATCTCAAACCCTTAAATCCTTTCCTCAAACCACCTTCCAATCAG ACCAGGTTCGGTAATGGGATTTGTAGGGCAGAATTGGGTAACGATGCACCTTTCGCCATTGCAATCGGTGCCTGTTTTCTCACTTCTCTTGTTGTTCCGGCAGCTGATCGTGCTTCCGATGATGAGAGCGATGCCGTCATTGATTCCACCGATACTAGGCTTGCTGTCATGGGCATCATTAGCTTTATTCCTTACTTCAATTGGCTG AGTTGGGTTTTCGCTTGGCTTGATTCTGGAAGAAGACTTTATGCTGTGTATGCAATCGTGTATTTGGCTCCTTACTTAAG GTCAAACTTATCGTTGTCACCCGAAGAGAGCTGGCTTCCTATTGTCAGTATACTTCTCTGCATTATTCACATCCAG CTTGAAGCGAGCATTACAAATGGAGATATTCAACCTTTGCAAATATTTGGGAAAGCTTCAAAGCAAATTTCTTCAACCAAGAAAGGGAGAGACCAATTCAAGGGATCCCAAGGATCATACAAAGAGGTAAACCATGTATTACATAGACAAAG AGCGAAAAGAAAGAGGACAGGAAGCTGCCGTCAGCAGAAGAACGATTTCGAGATAAGATCAGTAGATTGGGAGATTCTAAAGAGACAGATCATGAACAAATAA
- the LOC103482855 gene encoding uncharacterized protein LOC103482855 isoform X1 yields the protein MITLASTYYSSSSFKDLRLFKPSSTFSPSLSNLKPLNPFLKPPSNQTRFGNGICRAELGNDAPFAIAIGACFLTSLVVPAADRASDDESDAVIDSTDTRLAVMGIISFIPYFNWLSWVFAWLDSGRRLYAVYAIVYLAPYLRSNLSLSPEESWLPIVSILLCIIHIQLEASITNGDIQPLQIFGKASKQISSTKKGRDQFKGSQGSYKESEKKEDRKLPSAEERFRDKISRLGDSKETDHEQINEEWDDDQRRKH from the exons ATGATCACTCTGGCTTCTACTTattattcatcatcttccttcAAGGATCTTCGTCTCTTCAAACCCTCTTCCACATTCTCCCCATCACTCTCCAATCTCAAACCCTTAAATCCTTTCCTCAAACCACCTTCCAATCAG ACCAGGTTCGGTAATGGGATTTGTAGGGCAGAATTGGGTAACGATGCACCTTTCGCCATTGCAATCGGTGCCTGTTTTCTCACTTCTCTTGTTGTTCCGGCAGCTGATCGTGCTTCCGATGATGAGAGCGATGCCGTCATTGATTCCACCGATACTAGGCTTGCTGTCATGGGCATCATTAGCTTTATTCCTTACTTCAATTGGCTG AGTTGGGTTTTCGCTTGGCTTGATTCTGGAAGAAGACTTTATGCTGTGTATGCAATCGTGTATTTGGCTCCTTACTTAAG GTCAAACTTATCGTTGTCACCCGAAGAGAGCTGGCTTCCTATTGTCAGTATACTTCTCTGCATTATTCACATCCAG CTTGAAGCGAGCATTACAAATGGAGATATTCAACCTTTGCAAATATTTGGGAAAGCTTCAAAGCAAATTTCTTCAACCAAGAAAGGGAGAGACCAATTCAAGGGATCCCAAGGATCATACAAAGAG AGCGAAAAGAAAGAGGACAGGAAGCTGCCGTCAGCAGAAGAACGATTTCGAGATAAGATCAGTAGATTGGGAGATTCTAAAGAGACAGATCATGAACAAATAAATGAAGAATGGGATGATGATCAAAGGAGAAAGCATTAG
- the LOC103482854 gene encoding uncharacterized protein LOC103482854: protein MVSLCRGLGFNRSQFLPFPKFFFLRTFMASSPLASLSPASPSDSIPVKRVGTHHGSFHCDEALGCFMIRLTDKFSNAQIVRTRDPQVLQGLDAVLDVGGVYDPSHDRYDHHQKGFEEVFGHGFSTKLSSAGLVYKHFGKEIIAKELQVDEGHPDVHRLFLAIYKSFMEAIDAVDNGINQYDTDKPPKYVNNTHLSSRVGRLNLDWIDPDQSSENENKAFEKAMALAGSEFLDSVRFHAKSWLPARSIVMGSLAGRHDIDPSGEIMVMTTFCPWKLHLFELEAELKIENSIKYVLYQDDRSKHWRVQAVAVSPDRFESRKPLPAQWRGLRDEELSKESGIPGCVFVHMSGFIGGNQTYDGALTMAKNALKL from the exons ATGGTCAGTCTTTGTAGAGGTTTAGGGTTTAACCGCAGCCAATTCCTCCCCTTCCCTAAGTTTTTCTTTCTACGCACTTTCATGGCTTCTTCTCCCCTCGCTTCTCTTTCCCCTGCTTCTCCTTCTGATTCTATTCCCGTAAAACGAGTCGGAACTCACCATGGGAGCTTCCATTGTGATGAAGCGCTTGGTTGCTTCATGATTCGCTTGACGGATAAGTTCTCTAATGCTCAAATTGTTCGAACCCGTGATCCCCAG GTATTACAAGGTCTTGACGCTGTCCTTGACGTTGGGGGTGTTTATGATCCAAGTCATGATCGATATGATCATCATCAAAAGGGGTTTGAAGAGGTTTTTGGTCATGGTTTCTCCACTAAGCTTAGCAGCGCTGGTCTTGTTTATAAG CATTTTGGAAAAGAGATTATAGCGAAGGAACTTCAAGTTGATGAAGGCCACCCAGATGTGCACCGGCTATTTTTGGCCATTTACAAAAGTTTCATGGAG GCGATTGATGCTGTAGATAATGGGATTAATCAGTATGATACGGACAAGCCACCGAAATATGTGAATAATACACACCTATCTTCAAGGGTGGGGAGATTGAATCTGGACTGGATAGACCCTGATCAATCATCTGAGAATGAGAATAAGGCCTTCGAGAAAGCAATGGCCCTGGCCGGCAGCGAGTTCTTAGAT AGTGTTCGATTTCATGCAAAATCATGGCTACCAGCACGGTCAATCGTGATGGGATCTCTTGCAGGAAGACATGATATTGATCCTAGTGGAGAAATAATGGTTATGACAACATTTTGCCCT TGGAAACTTCATCTATTTGAGCTCGAAGCGGAGTTAAAGATTGAAAATTCGATCAAATATGTGCTCTATCAA GACGATAGAAGCAAACATTGGCGCGTGCAGGCAGTGGCTGTATCTCCCGACAGATTTGAGAGTCGTAAACCTCTTCCTGCCCAATGGCGAGGTTTAAGGGATGAGGAACTCTCAAAAGAGTCTGGGATACCTGGTTGTGTGTTTGTTCATATGAGTGGATTTATTGGTGGCAATCAAACATACGACGGGGCTCTTACTATGGCAAAAAATGCATTGAAGCTGTAG